In the genome of Hymenobacter cellulosivorans, one region contains:
- a CDS encoding DMT family transporter, translated as MKNTLRVHAALFVVAVIYAANYSLSKDVMPHYMGPFGIVTLRILGAALFFAVVSRLVAPHDRIVGRADNIRAILCGLIGIGGNQLLFFSGLNLTSPINASLLQTIAPIVVVIASAVLLREKITLLRVLGIALGAIGAATVILSREVGTTVYPNAMLGNLFILLNATAFGVYLVIVTPLMRKYHPFTVLARIFLVGAFVAVPFGWRGALSADYASFPLYIWAEIVYMIVCLTILAYLLNNWALKYASPALLGVYIYLQPILAVLIAVALGKDHFTWARALQAALIFGGVFLVSRKPKPAPDPAAVPLETVAD; from the coding sequence ATGAAAAATACGCTCCGCGTCCATGCGGCTTTATTCGTGGTGGCCGTCATTTACGCGGCCAACTACAGCTTGTCCAAAGATGTCATGCCGCACTACATGGGGCCCTTCGGCATCGTGACCCTGCGGATTCTGGGTGCGGCCCTGTTCTTTGCCGTCGTCAGCCGGCTGGTGGCACCCCACGACCGTATCGTGGGCCGGGCCGACAACATCCGGGCAATTCTGTGCGGGCTTATCGGCATTGGCGGCAATCAGCTGCTGTTCTTTTCGGGCCTAAACCTGACCTCGCCCATCAATGCCTCCCTGCTGCAAACCATTGCCCCGATTGTGGTCGTCATTGCCTCGGCCGTGCTGCTGCGCGAGAAAATAACTCTGCTGCGGGTGCTGGGCATTGCTCTTGGTGCTATTGGGGCGGCTACTGTCATTCTGAGCCGGGAAGTGGGCACCACAGTGTACCCCAACGCCATGTTGGGCAACCTGTTTATTCTGCTTAACGCCACGGCTTTCGGGGTGTACCTGGTTATTGTGACGCCGCTGATGCGCAAGTACCACCCATTCACGGTGCTGGCCCGCATTTTCCTGGTCGGGGCCTTCGTGGCCGTACCTTTTGGCTGGCGCGGCGCCCTTTCGGCCGACTACGCCAGCTTCCCGCTCTACATCTGGGCTGAAATCGTGTACATGATTGTCTGCCTGACAATTCTGGCTTATCTGCTCAACAACTGGGCCCTAAAGTACGCCTCCCCCGCCCTGCTGGGCGTGTACATCTACCTACAGCCGATTCTGGCCGTGCTTATTGCCGTAGCGTTGGGCAAGGACCATTTCACCTGGGCCCGGGCCTTGCAGGCGGCTCTTATTTTCGGGGGCGTATTCCTGGTGAGCCGTAAGCCCAAACCCGCCCCGGACCCAGCCGCCGTGCCCCTGGAAACGGTGGCGGACTAG
- a CDS encoding replication-associated recombination protein A, translated as MATGSLFDSEPSSAAPTRPPVSASAPLAERRRPRTLDEYAGQRHLIGPEGVLRRYLNAKRLPSLILWGPPGVGKTTLAHLLAEALGQPFAALSAVNAGVKDVRDVIEKAKRQRGTVLFIDEIHRFSKSQQDALLGAVEQGIVTLIGATTENPSFEVIPAVLSRAQVYVLEPLSKDVLTELVDKALAEDEVLKQKKVRVAEYGALLLISGGDARKLLNLLEIVVESSRPDPATGEIVITDAVVQQLAQQNLARYDKGGEMHYDVISAFIKSIRGSDPNAGLYWLAVMLEGGEDPKFIARRLLILASEDVGNANPNALMLAQSCFQAVTVIGMPESDIILGQTVVYLATSPKSNASYKGIREARALVRQQGVQAVPIPLRNAPTKLMKELGYGNQYQYSHDYEGSFAYQEFMPEALSGTVFYHPGNNAAEHKMQERLRQWWGEKYGY; from the coding sequence ATGGCTACCGGCTCCCTTTTCGACTCCGAACCTTCTTCCGCAGCGCCCACCCGTCCGCCCGTGTCAGCCAGTGCTCCGCTGGCCGAGCGCCGCCGCCCCCGCACCCTCGATGAGTACGCCGGGCAGCGGCACCTCATCGGGCCCGAGGGCGTGCTGCGCCGCTACCTCAACGCCAAGCGCCTGCCCTCCCTGATTCTGTGGGGCCCGCCCGGCGTGGGCAAAACCACCCTGGCTCACCTGCTGGCCGAGGCCCTGGGCCAGCCCTTTGCTGCCCTGAGCGCCGTGAATGCCGGAGTGAAAGACGTGCGCGACGTCATCGAGAAAGCCAAGCGGCAGCGGGGCACGGTGCTGTTTATCGACGAAATTCACCGCTTCAGCAAGTCCCAGCAGGATGCCTTGCTAGGAGCCGTGGAGCAGGGCATCGTCACGCTCATCGGGGCCACGACGGAGAATCCCTCGTTCGAGGTTATTCCGGCCGTGCTCAGCCGGGCCCAGGTCTACGTGCTGGAGCCCTTGAGCAAGGACGTGCTGACCGAGCTAGTGGACAAAGCCCTGGCCGAGGACGAGGTGCTCAAGCAGAAAAAGGTGCGCGTGGCCGAGTACGGGGCCCTGCTCCTGATTTCGGGCGGCGACGCGCGCAAGCTGCTCAACCTGCTCGAAATCGTGGTGGAGTCGAGCCGGCCCGACCCAGCTACCGGCGAAATCGTCATTACCGACGCCGTGGTGCAGCAGCTGGCCCAGCAAAACCTGGCGCGCTACGATAAGGGTGGAGAAATGCACTACGACGTCATTTCGGCCTTTATCAAGAGTATCCGCGGCTCTGACCCCAACGCGGGCCTCTACTGGCTGGCCGTGATGCTGGAAGGCGGCGAAGACCCCAAATTCATTGCCCGCCGCCTGCTGATTCTGGCCTCCGAAGACGTGGGCAACGCCAACCCCAATGCCCTGATGCTGGCCCAGAGCTGCTTTCAGGCCGTGACGGTTATCGGCATGCCCGAGTCGGACATTATCCTGGGGCAGACGGTGGTATATTTGGCCACTTCGCCCAAGAGCAACGCCAGCTATAAAGGTATCCGGGAGGCCCGGGCCCTGGTGCGGCAGCAGGGCGTGCAGGCCGTGCCCATCCCGCTGCGCAACGCGCCCACCAAGCTCATGAAAGAGCTGGGTTACGGCAACCAATACCAGTATTCCCACGACTACGAAGGCAGCTTTGCTTACCAGGAATTTATGCCCGAGGCTCTGAGCGGCACCGTGTTCTACCATCCCGGCAACAACGCCGCTGAGCACAAGATGCAGGAGCGCCTACGCCAGTGGTGGGGCGAGAAGTACGGGTATTAA